Genomic window (Chelmon rostratus isolate fCheRos1 chromosome 15, fCheRos1.pri, whole genome shotgun sequence):
ACACAAAGAAGACCATCACATGTGGCTGTCTGCCAGCTTTCTCTGCCTCCGCTCCTGCCTTTATCTCCCCCACCTGATCAttttcctccctgctctctctctctctcatcctcacTCTCCCAAACATCCATCCTCTAATTGTATAACTAATGTGGGATGCTTCTGCTGTATGGCTAAAATCCAGACATTAAGCTGATCGTTGACTTCACTTTGTGTGATGAGCAGAAAGGCCCAACCGAGCCAGAAGTAGCCACTCTCTGCAATTAAGTTCTTGCAGATCATTCAAAGAATACTGCCTGTCCTGAGAAAAGTGTTGCTAATGGATCATATGGAGACTGATCTTGCACTTCATGTATGCCTGTTTTCCAAAAagcagagctgtttttgtcattttgttagTCTGGGAAGTATTATTTATTGCCTCCTCTACCTTCCCTGTTAGAGAACACAACATATCTTTGCTTTCGGTTGAGAACAGATCGCCAGATATTTCCTCATCTTACAGAGCAGCTGTAAGCATAGCCATGGAGAGTAGTGGAGGGCCTCCAGGTGACTGGGATATATCATATTACAGCAAGATTTGTATATTAAAAGTATTGTGAGAAGCACAAGctttccagatgtttttttatatatatatattttgcaaAATGTCTTTTAGTATTTTGTCTGTATTGATCTGTTGTGGCAGGCCAGATTCAGTCTCTCCAGCATGAACTAaagtttaaatgcatttttcaacCAACAGTAGCACTTAATAAGTTTGGTGCTGTCAGCTTGGTCATTTCCTAACTTTGCTAACATAACATTGCTGTCAAAGTGTGATTTACAGCACTGAAATGACCCCATGCTGCACTTTTTTTGCTATGTTAAGCTGTAACTGCTTAATACAAGCAATCATAAATTGTTActaatgttgtttttgctcttctgCATGTGCGAATCCAGGGGACAAACTGCCGGTGAAGCCTCAGAAGGAATGGGTCCACATGAATAAGCTGGAGCGAGAGAAGCTGGAGTGGATCGGAGACCTGCCTGCACCCAGAAGGAAAGGAACTAAGAAGGTAGGGAGGTACCTCTTACAATACCAGTAGAACAAAAAGAAGCATTCAGTCTGTTCAGCACAAATGTCGCATTTCATTaagtttttctgcattgaggCCTTACAGACAGGTAAAACGATGTGTGTGCCAACACATTCTGTGGTTTCCTGATAGGCTATGCAGGCTCGGTTTGACTTTGCGGGGACCTTGATTCCACCCACTGAGGATCTGCCCACCCACTTAGGCCTGCATCACCATGGAGAGGAGCCTGAGGTCAGTAGGCAATACgtaaaaaacatttaagttttttttaaattaatattattattaaatgttttccttcAACAACTTCAGGTCAATTCTTCATGACTTTCTTTTGTATTCAGTAACTAACAAAGCACGTTTAACATAGTGATTGCAAACTAGGAAGTTGGATTCTGAAAAGAGATAGTCAGATTTTacctgttgttttaaatgtcattcTAGCATCTCATTTTGTTGACATTGACATTAAGGATTTTCCTCCAGCGGGCAGGTTACTCCCTGCAGGAACTTTTCCTGCTGTCTCGGAGTCAAGTCAACCAACAGAGGAGTCTGGCCCTCAGCACTCTGGCCAACATCCTCTCAAAGGTAcgcaaacagacacaaacagtgtgGCACATATCTGCAGAGGCACATGTCTGCAGTCACTCATTTCTCGCCCTGCAGGCACGTGCTGGTGAGTACCTGACTGTTCTGAAAGGCAGCGTGATGTCCACTCTGCTCGACGCCGGCCTGCTCTTCCTGCTCCGCTTTGCACTGGACGACGGCGTGGAGGGagtgatgtctgcagctgtgcatgCACTGAAAGCACTtcttgtgtgtgcagaggatgaAGTAAGACAACTTGAAGTATTGCATTTAGACTTGATAGAAAAAACTGGTGAACAGTCTTTTGATCTCCGAAGACTCAAAAACTAAAGTTTGGTTATGAAGTGATTTGTTAAAGCACCGTACAGATTCACAGTTGCATTGATCGATTATCACAAAATTTGTCAGCAAAAAACAGCAGAGTCCCTCTGGTTCATATCCAATTTGTTTGTCCTCTCAGGATTGTTTGGACTGCACCTTCTCCTGGTTTCGTGGCCTGGCCTCCTTccccctgctgccatctgctcaggaggaggaagatgaggaggatgaagggcTGCCCGAAATTATGAGGGAAACCGCtaaggagaaggaagagaggaagactgaTCATGACGTGGCCAGCCAGGATGTTATCAAAGTAAACAAGCAgaattcatttaatgcacattttacttcttttcctttgctttttcaGAATTATAATGTAAGTATATACAGTAGTGAGGACTTTCTGTAGGTGaacattaaattattaatgttGCCTCTCTCGTCTGTGTTTCAGGGTCTGTTAAAGATGAAACTGCTCCCCAGGCTACGTTACATCCTTGAGGTGGTCCGACCTTCTCCTCGAGTGGTCCAGGACATCTTGGAGATCCTGACGCGTTTTGCAAGGCACTCGTCCTCTTCTGCCACTCAGGTAGCAACAATAACAGCCACAAGTCCAGTCACTTAATCGATGAactacactcaccggccacttcATACAATCTAATGTGATCaaatacaacagctctgccagACATTCTGCCACTACAAAGataaaaatgttcagtttgattCAGGCATTAATTTAACTACATGTTGATTATTGACATTCTTTATGACCTTAGTAATGAACATAAAGTAGAGTTATTACCTTTCTGACAGTGTCAACGAAATATAATAGTAGAACTCACGGCAGAGCTGTTGCATTGGattgcattacattacacaTGACTCCTGAAATTGTATTTCGCTCTCAGGTGCTTGACTGTCCTCGCTTGATGGAGACAGTGTTGTCAGAGTTTCTTCCCACTTCCTGGACTGCGCCATCGCCGGCCCTTCCTCAGTCTGTTTACGGACTCCCACTGGCCAGCGCCATGAAGTTGTTGAGAGTATTGGCTACAGCTGGCAGACATGCCTGTGCCAGACTGGTAAGCGCTGCTGTGGAATTTGTCGGTGCCGGTGCTAGCAGCAGTGTTTCATAGCCTAATCATGTATTAGAataactgtgtgtttcagagaggtTTTTCCTTACTGGATAAACTGTGTTCATGTGGATGCTGCCTAGTATGAATGTATCTAGTGGCGTGTGAAGTATGCTGACGCCTTTCAttacttcattattttgtgCACAAAACTTCACGGGAATGTTATGCAACCTCTGGGGTTACTGACTGAGtgtaaaagacaaaacataaacTCTAAAAAGAGGCAAACGATCTCACGCTTGTATTTtgaaatacaaatattttaaaattccTCCTGATTTCTTTGCATATTTAACCTCTGCTCACAGTAAGTACTACAAATACATTAATCTGAACGACTCCATTATTCCCACATGTGTTATTTCTAATAGTGtatctttctgtctccagtTAAACTCTCTTGGAGTGAGGGAGCGTTTGTCTCATCTGCTGAGTGCTGAGCccagtgagctgctgctggagccgACTGAGGCCGTGAGGATCACCACTGAGGCCTACAGGCTGTGGGCTGTAGCAGCCGGATATGGGCAGGCCTGCAAGTTATACACGTAAGTTAGCACATGCGTGCCAGGGGCAGAAAGAtttgtaaacaaaaaaacatgcctAATAAAGAACACCTGTTTATAAAGTTATTTTCAATGTgttaacaaacagctgcttatgcACCGGTTGTCCTCCAGGATGTACACCCATGCAGAGAATGCTTTAGCTCACAGCATCACCATTTTAGTCTCTCCAAGAGCCGTCTAattctctcctcttgtctcgCACTGCTTGTCTTTTGTCGCTACACTGTCATTATTTTCCCACAGAGACCTGTATCCAGGCTTAGCAAAGGCCTTACAGTCAGTTCACAGAGTCCTGGACCCCTCAGATCCTCTGTTGCCTCTGCAGCTTCAGCGGGTCCTGGCTCTGCTTTCCCTGCTCACAcaggtcacacacactgctggctgCCATCAAGAGCTACAGGCCGGCCTGGTCAGGTACGGATGAGGGCTGAAGTGGTTTTATGAAACAATGCTACAAAATGAAGCGCCTCCACAACGCACCTGCATCCTTTGTAATCTACATGTTATCTTCTCAGCTCTCAGGGAGAAGagtgccctcctcctcctccagtgtCATGGGGTCATGTCACAGGGTTGCAGGCATCCCTGTTGGGGCAATTGAAGGGCTTTGTGAAGAGCCTTGATAATTCAGTCCAGAAAGAGAGCAGCCTCGCTGTGATACCAGCTTACTTGGTCTACCTAGAAGCTTACTACCATCAGCTCTCCAAGCAGGTACCGCTTCCTGTTGTGTGCTTCTAACCTGTGCACCTGTAGCAGCTAGGTCacattttttgtaaaaatcCATTATCAGTTGTCTCACAAAGAAGACAGGATATTAGAATTTCAGGTGCAAAACATCCATGATCCAAATCCGTAATTCCATGATAATCCATGATGATCCATAATGAAGTGGGCAGGTAGAGTTGGCATGTGTTAGCTCTGGCTACATGTCATCAAAATGCAGAGAGTAGCtgtcaaatgcaaataaattctTGAGCTAGAATTACTGCAGTGTGACTCTCGCCTTCAGAACTGTTTCAAGCCAGTAGAGACGCTTCAAGAACTGGAGGTGCTGACGTCTGAGGTTCTCCTCCCCCTGCTGTCCCACCATGTTGTTCAGGGCCTGATACAGAACCTAAAGTAAGTCTGATGGCAGTTGCCTCGGTTTTGTCTTTTTGGTTATGAAATATTGctcttgaaaatgttttgtcacgctttttttgttattattgctcgcctctttctctccttattcttcttcttattactATTCTTCCTGCTATTATTTTACACCAGGTCCTCCTCAGTAGTGTGTAATGTCCAGTCTGGTCATCTGGGCCCAGAGACTACTCCCAGCCTCCCTGGTTTGGCCTGCTTAGGATGGAGGGACCGTCCGGGGTTGGTTGTTCCCAGCTCCCCCTTCCCTCTTCTCACAGGTCTAGGGCTCCTCCTGGGAACAATCACGGGCATCCACAAAGGTCTCAGCCGCAAGGTAGCTCTCACTGACGAGTTAAAATACTTTTAGGGAGTACTTGAGGACAGGAACAGACAATAACATGCCAAGGAATACAGAATCTGCAGGTTTTTCCATTAGGTCATATCACTGCTAAGCACACCTTCAGCCAAATGCGTGGAAGTAATCagtaaagttgtgttttttggtggCAGCCTCCTGGCGGTCCAGCATTGGCCTATCACTTAACTAGGAACACAGAAAGATGTAACTCTCTCCCATCCTGTGCTGACATACATAAAACCCAATATTTCAATTCCTCCCTTTCTCATGTTTGACCTCTAGTTCACTGGCCTCCTCCTGTCAGAAGCTGTGATTGGTTACCTGCGAAGTTGCAGTCAGGCTACGCCCACCCTATCTCACACCAGAGCCTGGCTTCTCCGTCATGAACACCACCTCCTTTACCTGCTGCTCCGGCTGGCGCACAGACTTGTAGGCTCCAGCTTCAGTCAAACACCAATGAACTATGTTCTGTtgacatgaaaaatacagtgtgggttttgtttcattcagcaACATTATCTCCTCTTTCCAACTGATTTTATGATCAAATAACACATCCTGGTATGTagtttattgcatttttaaaaccaGATCATTAGTAGACTTTTATGAACAGAAAGTACTGATCTTTAGACAGTTGTGTGTAAATTCAGGTTTCATCTGCAATACGATGATGTTTATTGGCTGCTACATGTGTCATCCTCATCAAGCTGCGTCTTTTCCCCATTTTTACTCCTTTTGCTTCTTTTCAGGTTCCTGTTGAGCCACAAGTAGCCAGGCATGCCTCTCTGTACCACCAGGTGGCGCTGGTGCTGCTGCCATGGTTATTACCAGGGAGTGAGTACCTGGCACATGAACTGCTGTCCACCATCATCTTCAACAAGGACTTTATATCGTGAGTTTAGATTTACTTTAACAAGTTTAATGTGGGATTAATTGCCACTTAGTGCCAAATAATCAACCTTAAGATCCCaaaatgttatttctgtttgttttgctttggtgAGTGCATGATATGCATTATTTCTAATGATAGTTGCTTAGATTTCTGTTTGGTCTGATGACCATAATCTAATTTCTTAATTTATATTCTCTTCCAAATTACATTTCTTTGAAACTAGATCAAATTAGCCGCTGACCCATTTCCACCAAAAGTGATGCTCCACATTCTTCGTTTCCACTTTATTCCAGTATTACTCAGTTAATGCTCATGTGTTTGCTTTCCAGGGAGGCCCACAGTGGAGGGCCTGAGGCTGTAGAACTGGGAGAGCTGAAACTCCAAGAGAAAACGCAAcaccccacctccccctctctccagaCCGTTGGAGCGCTCCTGAGAGAAGCCTGCGTCCAGCTGGCGTCCATACGAGGCTGCTTCCTAACTCACCTGGCCCACCTGGAGCCATCCGTGCTGACGTCCCGAGACGCTCTGCTCGGCCGCAACCCCTGGATCAACTCCCATCTCCTCCCAGAGCTCACTGGGCCCACCGTGCCGTCAGATTGGTCTTTCCTCCCGCTCGTCAGCCTGTATGAGCGATCGGGAGTGTCTGACGGTGGAGGGTTGGCGGTGGAGGAGCTCCCACAGGGGGCTCTGCAGGCGGTGACCCACTGTCTgcaatggctgctgctgctggaggtctgGAGGGAGGAAGCACTAAAGGTACAGAGACAAGGCAGGCCAATTCTATTAGTTTAGCACAAATTGCCTCAAAGGGCTTTACAGAGACAACATCCCCTTTCCTGAGACCCTGACAACAGTCAGAGATGAAACAGTTATCtaatttattgattaataatgacaataataataataaacttctCTTCTAGTGTATCTCTGTCAGGGAAtgtaacatatatatataatgatatTAAATAGATACACTCGTTGTTGTAACTAACATCCGGAACATTTTGTTCCCTTCTAGGTGATCCTTCCCGTTGCCAAGCTCGCCCGCCTGTCCTGTGCGTTCCTGTGTTCCAGTGACTTGTTCCTGGAGAGGCCTGTTCAGAGGCTGACCTGGGGTCTGTTCAGGCTGCTAACCAGGTCTGAAAATAGTTGATATCTTTCTTCTTATAGTGCAAAATCTAAactgagcacagagagaggtggCTAAGCTCCAGTTACATCTCATTCATAGGCAATCCCGGCTGGACTCTTTGGATCTGAACGTCCCTCCTCCAGGTCTAGCCTCTTTCCAGGACTTGTACTCTGCTCTTTTGACCCAGTATGAAGCTGTGTCCTTTGGAGATCGTCTGTTTGGCTGCTGGGTCCTCTTACCCCTGCAGAGGAGGTACAGCGCCAGCATGAGGCTGGCTGTGTTTGGAGAACATGTGGGGATACTGAGGTCACTGGGAGTCACTGTGGAACAGGTAATGATGAGGATGTTACTACTTTTTATGGTCATCATGAAACACCTGATTGAATCCATTTATTATCTCTGTGTCCTGTACGAAGCTCTCCATCCCAATCGAGCGCTTCACGTCTCCCCCTGAagactccctccctctcctacGCCTCTATTTCCGCTCTTTGGTAACGGGGACCCTGAAGCCTCGCTGGTGTCCTGTCCTATATGTGGTTGCCTTGTCTCACGTGAACTCCTTCATCTTCTCGCAGGACGCTGCAGCACAGGTACAGCactgcatgacacacacacactgactacGCATGGAGGACTGTAAAAGAAACGTGATATGGGATATGTGATTTCTGTCTCCACTGGGAGTCTTTTTCAGATTTACGAGAAGGGCTCCCCGAAGGCTTCAGGAAATGAATCCAAGCCTGTCCTGAAGAAGCgttttgtgttgcattcatgTTAAGATTGTGCTTTGTGGCTTTTTAAATCAGCCACAGTGAAACCTAAGACAAGCAGCCACATATGTAACGGTTAAAGAAATCCAGaaggtgctgcagctgcactaaATAGGAGGCTAGGTTTGTGAGAAGTACTCTGTGGTTTTAcgggggcacacacacattttctatgCCAAACATGAGCTCATTGGATGCAAAATCTTTAAGAGTTTTTTGTGCCTACAAAGCCGTTCCTCATGTTATTGATTAACTGTGAATGGAGGAGCCTCAAATTCATCCCTCCTATTAATTGATTAAAGTTGTGCTATGTGACTTTTATTGAACTGTGAGGTTTGGGGTTAATGTCCTATCACATTAAGCAACTTCAGCTTGTTTACTTCGTCCACAAAGACATTATTTGAGAGCAGTGGAgctgaaaacattcacacatgtgGGTGAGGTGTGATGAGTCAGTACTTTGATCTTTAATTTTCTCGTCCTTTTCCAGGAGGTTGAAGCAGCTCGAATCAGCATGCTGAGGAAAATCTACTACCTGAGTGACGAGGTActactttctctctctctgatctttACACGCTGTGAGGTGTTTATTGATTGTGACAACCCTTCTCCTTCGGCTCTCATGAAACTTTCTGATTATGTTTTCATTCCTCAGCCtgtttcttgctgttttttcatctcCGCCATCCAAGTCACTGTTATCCTACTGGGCGCCTTCTGGGCGCCTTTTCTTACAATCCATTCttacttttttcatttgttccaAATCTTccacatttttctgatttttatgTCTTAGGGCTAGCTGTGTATGTGCCAATCCTCTCATCTGTATTCCTTTATGTAATCAGTTCAACATCTAAGAGCATCAGTTTCTCCATGGTGTCTTTTAACACCTAGTTGTTGTCTTAATTCcatgttttctgtaattttcGTCATCATCTTGCTCCCTTAttatcattttctttcatcttccaTCAGTATCATCTTTACTCTTTACTTGAAGGCTTTGTATCCACCAGCAGTTCACAACCCCTGCAGATCACATTACCCCATTATTGACATCAAGTTATGTTCTTAATATGTTCATTAGAATTATTTTATCCTGGATGCTGTTTAATACTTTTCATTATACAAAAGTGATTGTTGTTACAGTGATTCTTTTATATGGTTGAACTCTAAATGTTTAGGTTAGTCTGATCCAGTTTGCATTTGTATTGTGACCACTTGAAGAG
Coding sequences:
- the rpap1 gene encoding RNA polymerase II-associated protein 1 codes for the protein MLRRPKPTDSEADLLREQEQFLTSGALSAACVVRRPDKRRGEAGGEGGEPNGEDEGRQRDVVTIEDLPDQLPSLTPAPPKKSRFKASRVTFEDEDAEERLDRHDTHISAFLSRIVERDTSSTPISLPALTGLAFPKVLHRSETSSQVPLSSVGGKKSIFARQIAAQRLKEGKTGLHCAPAAAQTPEPSMDTDQCDAAEPSEVSGPRLVSGQGLEGPGSSEETARIHMENQAKLQRMSQSEILQEQKKLLSQLDPRLVEFVRSRKAQSVPISASPSKHPQGKSSKENFTLENVSRESDSCSAAVLFQKPQEVEMEGDEEEELPPPAAVTGDKLPVKPQKEWVHMNKLEREKLEWIGDLPAPRRKGTKKAMQARFDFAGTLIPPTEDLPTHLGLHHHGEEPERAGYSLQELFLLSRSQVNQQRSLALSTLANILSKARAGEYLTVLKGSVMSTLLDAGLLFLLRFALDDGVEGVMSAAVHALKALLVCAEDEDCLDCTFSWFRGLASFPLLPSAQEEEDEEDEGLPEIMRETAKEKEERKTDHDVASQDVIKGLLKMKLLPRLRYILEVVRPSPRVVQDILEILTRFARHSSSSATQVLDCPRLMETVLSEFLPTSWTAPSPALPQSVYGLPLASAMKLLRVLATAGRHACARLLNSLGVRERLSHLLSAEPSELLLEPTEAVRITTEAYRLWAVAAGYGQACKLYTDLYPGLAKALQSVHRVLDPSDPLLPLQLQRVLALLSLLTQVTHTAGCHQELQAGLVSSQGEECPPPPPVSWGHVTGLQASLLGQLKGFVKSLDNSVQKESSLAVIPAYLVYLEAYYHQLSKQNCFKPVETLQELEVLTSEVLLPLLSHHVVQGLIQNLKSSSVVCNVQSGHLGPETTPSLPGLACLGWRDRPGLVVPSSPFPLLTGLGLLLGTITGIHKGLSRKFTGLLLSEAVIGYLRSCSQATPTLSHTRAWLLRHEHHLLYLLLRLAHRLVPVEPQVARHASLYHQVALVLLPWLLPGSEYLAHELLSTIIFNKDFISEAHSGGPEAVELGELKLQEKTQHPTSPSLQTVGALLREACVQLASIRGCFLTHLAHLEPSVLTSRDALLGRNPWINSHLLPELTGPTVPSDWSFLPLVSLYERSGVSDGGGLAVEELPQGALQAVTHCLQWLLLLEVWREEALKVILPVAKLARLSCAFLCSSDLFLERPVQRLTWGLFRLLTRQSRLDSLDLNVPPPGLASFQDLYSALLTQYEAVSFGDRLFGCWVLLPLQRRYSASMRLAVFGEHVGILRSLGVTVEQLSIPIERFTSPPEDSLPLLRLYFRSLVTGTLKPRWCPVLYVVALSHVNSFIFSQDAAAQEVEAARISMLRKIYYLSDEVLRNHLLLFRLPQQHSEFGFDKYDQLPPIRAKRLESVLRLQDSSVDKGD